A genomic stretch from Verrucomicrobiia bacterium includes:
- the fliN gene encoding flagellar motor switch protein FliN yields MDATKSPVNFEMLLDVKVKLTVELGSCQVPMRDVLQLNIGSVVKLDKSAQAPVDIFANQKRIARGEVVVVDDSYGIKILEIFGAGQ; encoded by the coding sequence ATGGACGCCACCAAATCTCCTGTGAATTTTGAAATGCTGCTCGACGTGAAGGTCAAACTCACCGTCGAACTCGGCTCCTGCCAGGTGCCAATGCGCGACGTGCTCCAGCTTAACATCGGCTCAGTCGTCAAGCTCGACAAATCGGCCCAGGCCCCCGTGGATATTTTCGCCAACCAGAAACGCATCGCCCGCGGTGAAGTCGTGGTGGTGGACGATTCCTACGGCATCAAAATCCTCGAAATCTTCGGAGCCGGCCAGTGA
- the flhA gene encoding flagellar biosynthesis protein FlhA, whose product MAQAKAKKSTLVQIFKNGDVLLVVGLFMTVVLMIMPIPPFFLDGFLAVSIALALLILLSILYVKEPAEFTGFPTLLLFITLFRLSLNIATTRLILLDGYAGHIIEAFGNFVVRGNYVVGLVIFLILVLINFIVITKGAGRIAEVAARFTLDAMPGKQMAIDAELNAGIINETEARTRRRKVEQEADFYGAMDGASKFVRGDAIAAILITLINVLGGFAIGILQRGMPVTEALQRYTLLSIGDGLVSQIPALITSTAAGILVTRAAAKEDLGKELTKQLLAYPRVLGILTIMLVAFGLIPGLPMIPFFTLASITGFLAYNLKGSEHDQPLATKNGTAQENNGETPAAAKTAAGATGDKLETLLSMDALQIELGYSLVGLADARKGGDMLERVTGVRKTFAQEMGVIVPPIRLRDNLQLEANQYRFLLKGNPIAQGELMPGHWLAMNASNSKTVLKGVPTVEPVFKLPATWITDVERKNAEISGYTVVDASSVLVTHLSETVKRNCHEILSRQDVQVLLDNLKLTHPTVVTELIPAQLNVGQVQRILQNLLAEGISIRNLAGILEKVSDYASVTKNPDELSEHARRALGSQIVKPYQTDTGSLQAITLDPRLEQQIAQGVRQTPTEISLMMEPKLARHVVDTLSQRIQQLLTAGQPPIIMCAPQIRLAFRRFFETTFADLTVLSYAEVPSRVQIQNAGIINSLE is encoded by the coding sequence ATGGCACAGGCAAAAGCAAAAAAGTCAACTCTCGTTCAGATCTTCAAGAACGGTGACGTCCTGCTCGTTGTGGGACTCTTCATGACCGTCGTCCTGATGATCATGCCGATTCCGCCATTTTTCCTCGATGGTTTTTTGGCTGTCAGCATCGCGCTCGCATTGCTCATTCTGCTTTCAATCCTTTACGTCAAGGAACCCGCTGAATTCACCGGTTTCCCGACGTTGCTGCTGTTCATCACGCTCTTTCGTCTCTCGCTGAACATCGCCACCACGCGTTTGATTTTGCTTGATGGTTACGCCGGGCATATCATTGAAGCCTTCGGTAATTTCGTCGTGCGCGGCAATTACGTCGTCGGCCTCGTCATCTTCCTGATCCTCGTCCTCATCAATTTCATCGTCATCACCAAGGGCGCGGGCCGTATCGCGGAAGTCGCGGCGCGCTTCACCTTGGACGCCATGCCCGGCAAACAGATGGCCATTGATGCTGAGTTGAACGCCGGAATCATCAATGAAACCGAGGCTCGCACGCGCCGCCGCAAGGTCGAGCAGGAGGCGGATTTCTACGGCGCGATGGACGGTGCGAGTAAATTCGTCCGGGGCGATGCCATTGCCGCCATCCTCATCACTTTGATCAACGTCCTCGGCGGTTTCGCCATCGGCATCCTGCAACGCGGCATGCCCGTGACCGAAGCCTTGCAACGCTACACCCTGCTGAGCATCGGCGACGGTCTCGTTTCGCAAATCCCCGCGCTCATCACTTCCACCGCCGCGGGTATTCTCGTGACGCGCGCCGCCGCGAAGGAAGATCTCGGCAAGGAATTGACCAAGCAGTTGCTGGCTTATCCGCGCGTATTGGGAATTCTCACCATCATGCTCGTGGCATTCGGCTTGATTCCGGGATTGCCGATGATTCCGTTTTTCACGCTCGCGTCCATCACCGGATTTTTGGCCTACAACTTGAAGGGCAGCGAACACGATCAGCCTTTAGCCACTAAGAATGGCACCGCCCAGGAGAACAACGGGGAAACGCCGGCTGCGGCCAAAACCGCGGCCGGCGCCACCGGCGACAAACTGGAAACGCTCCTCAGTATGGACGCGCTCCAGATCGAACTCGGCTACAGTCTCGTCGGCTTGGCCGATGCCCGCAAAGGAGGCGACATGCTTGAACGCGTGACAGGCGTGCGCAAAACCTTCGCCCAGGAAATGGGTGTCATTGTTCCGCCGATTCGTTTGCGCGATAATCTCCAACTGGAAGCGAACCAATATCGTTTCCTGCTCAAGGGCAACCCGATTGCCCAGGGCGAATTGATGCCCGGCCATTGGCTCGCGATGAATGCCTCCAACAGCAAGACCGTGCTCAAAGGCGTGCCGACCGTCGAACCCGTTTTCAAATTGCCCGCGACGTGGATCACCGATGTCGAACGGAAGAACGCCGAGATCAGCGGTTACACCGTCGTGGATGCTTCGTCTGTGCTCGTCACGCATCTCTCCGAAACCGTGAAGCGCAATTGCCACGAAATCCTCAGCCGCCAGGACGTGCAAGTGTTGTTGGATAATTTGAAGCTCACGCACCCGACCGTCGTGACCGAATTGATCCCCGCGCAACTCAATGTCGGCCAGGTCCAGCGCATCCTTCAGAATCTTTTGGCCGAGGGCATTTCCATCCGCAACCTCGCGGGCATCCTGGAAAAAGTCAGTGATTACGCCAGCGTCACGAAAAACCCGGACGAGCTTTCCGAGCACGCCCGCCGCGCGTTGGGATCGCAGATCGTAAAGCCGTACCAGACCGATACCGGCAGCCTGCAAGCCATCACGCTCGACCCGCGCCTCGAACAACAGATCGCACAAGGCGTCCGCCAGACTCCCACGGAAATCAGTCTCATGATGGAGCCCAAACTTGCCCGTCATGTCGTGGACACGCTTTCGCAACGCATCCAGCAGCTTCTCACCGCTGGCCAGCCGCCCATCATCATGTGTGCGCCGCAAATCCGCCTCGCGTTCCGCCGGTTTTTCGAGACCACCTTTGCCGACCTCACCGTGCTTTCGTATGCCGAAGTTCCCTCGCGCGTGCAGATCCAAAACGCCGGCATCATCAACTCACTCGAATAA
- a CDS encoding flagellar biosynthetic protein FliO, translated as MKCAAVAALGFTAVVSHAADFVSTNSIIGATNAIATAAATTTTTGANLPDAGASLVRVAGALLLVIAVFLGGVWMFRNWQRLSTQRNGGAKLNLLEVKSLGQRQSLYVVGYQQQRMLLASSPAGVTLVSHLPEADEAEAAAPAPKINFAEAFQQVLNRK; from the coding sequence TTGAAATGTGCCGCCGTCGCGGCGCTCGGTTTCACCGCCGTGGTTTCCCACGCCGCTGATTTCGTGAGCACCAATTCCATCATCGGCGCGACGAATGCCATCGCCACCGCTGCCGCCACGACCACCACCACCGGCGCGAATTTGCCGGATGCCGGCGCTTCGCTCGTGCGCGTGGCGGGTGCGTTGTTGCTGGTCATCGCGGTTTTCCTCGGCGGCGTCTGGATGTTCCGCAACTGGCAGCGTCTCTCCACCCAAAGGAACGGCGGCGCAAAATTGAATTTGCTCGAAGTGAAATCGCTCGGCCAGCGCCAGTCGCTTTACGTCGTCGGTTACCAGCAACAGCGCATGTTGCTCGCGTCCTCGCCCGCTGGTGTGACGCTCGTAAGCCATTTGCCCGAGGCGGATGAAGCCGAAGCCGCCGCGCCCGCGCCCAAAATAAATTTCGCCGAAGCCTTTCAACAAGTCCTCAATCGCAAGTAA
- a CDS encoding flagellar motor protein MotB: protein MSKKGHHGGAWKVAYADFVTAMMALFMVLWLTSQDQRIKEAVERAFRNPFSSVTKDSVGIIPSKETQAVRSSSGNFDSASAVELTMLRRINQDLIKSLQSQVDEKDESAVKLDMTPDGLLINVFDRSHKPIFEPQSTKFTPYGEWIFSTLAWEIARYHNFGIELEGHTESGNAPIREDYGDWEISTDRANAVRRSLIDHGVQGEQIRKVAGFGATQPMPNTESGAEINRRVSVMLNLKSAKL from the coding sequence ATGAGCAAAAAAGGTCATCACGGTGGCGCATGGAAAGTGGCCTACGCGGATTTCGTTACCGCGATGATGGCGCTCTTCATGGTGCTGTGGCTGACGTCGCAGGACCAGCGTATCAAGGAAGCCGTCGAGCGCGCCTTCCGCAATCCGTTCTCGTCCGTGACCAAGGATTCCGTCGGCATCATCCCCAGCAAAGAGACGCAAGCCGTCCGCAGCAGTTCGGGAAATTTCGATTCCGCCTCCGCCGTCGAACTCACCATGCTCCGCCGCATCAACCAGGATTTGATCAAGTCCCTGCAAAGCCAGGTGGATGAAAAAGACGAAAGCGCCGTCAAACTCGACATGACCCCGGACGGCCTGTTGATCAATGTTTTCGACCGCTCGCACAAACCCATCTTCGAGCCGCAATCCACCAAGTTCACACCCTACGGCGAATGGATTTTCTCCACGCTGGCTTGGGAGATCGCGCGCTATCATAATTTCGGAATCGAACTGGAAGGCCACACTGAATCCGGCAACGCGCCCATCCGTGAAGATTACGGCGATTGGGAAATTTCCACCGACCGCGCGAACGCCGTGCGCCGCAGTCTCATTGACCATGGGGTGCAAGGCGAGCAGATCCGCAAGGTCGCGGGTTTTGGCGCCACCCAGCCGATGCCGAATACTGAATCCGGCGCCGAAATCAACCGCCGCGTTTCCGTCATGTTGAATCTCAAGTCAGCCAAACTTTAA
- the fliR gene encoding flagellar biosynthetic protein FliR, with translation MLELVNWLMVFLRVSAMLAVFPIFSANNFPVQLRLALGALLAALVTPVIAPAVINTQDFLGVIGLMATEVGIGLLFGFSSRMIFFALDMAGAMISQEIGLQLPPSLDPMTSAQVTAPGNVLYYLAAMIFLSLDLHHWMLVALEKSYNYLPIGGAHISQLLATDFISRTSQTFVIALQLAAPVMAVSFVVSLVFSVLGRAVPQMNVFQESISIRTLAGLSVFGLTLQLMSQHIINYLHRLPEDILSVAQMLSSG, from the coding sequence ATGCTCGAACTCGTCAACTGGTTAATGGTGTTTCTCCGCGTCAGCGCCATGCTCGCGGTGTTTCCCATTTTCTCCGCCAACAATTTCCCGGTACAACTGCGCCTCGCACTCGGCGCGTTGCTGGCCGCGCTGGTTACGCCCGTGATCGCCCCGGCGGTCATAAACACACAGGATTTTCTCGGCGTAATCGGCTTGATGGCCACCGAAGTCGGCATCGGTTTGCTTTTCGGGTTTTCGAGCCGGATGATTTTTTTCGCGCTCGACATGGCCGGCGCGATGATCAGCCAGGAAATCGGTTTGCAGCTTCCCCCCAGCCTGGATCCCATGACCAGCGCCCAGGTCACCGCGCCCGGAAATGTTTTGTATTACCTCGCGGCCATGATTTTCCTGAGCCTCGACCTGCACCACTGGATGCTCGTGGCGCTGGAAAAAAGCTACAATTACCTGCCCATCGGCGGCGCGCATATCAGCCAGCTTTTGGCTACGGATTTTATTAGCCGCACCAGCCAGACTTTCGTCATTGCCCTGCAACTGGCCGCGCCGGTCATGGCGGTTTCGTTCGTGGTGTCGCTGGTTTTCTCCGTGCTGGGCCGCGCCGTGCCGCAAATGAATGTTTTCCAGGAAAGCATCAGCATCCGCACGTTGGCGGGTCTGAGCGTCTTCGGTCTCACGCTGCAACTCATGTCGCAGCACATCATCAACTACCTGCATCGGCTCCCCGAGGACATCCTCAGCGTGGCCCAGATGCTTAGCTCAGGTTAA
- the fliP gene encoding flagellar type III secretion system pore protein FliP (The bacterial flagellar biogenesis protein FliP forms a type III secretion system (T3SS)-type pore required for flagellar assembly.), protein MKPSFNHSESSRLKPTQLPPLRVREVAVKGSLVVDQSWVIHSERNLTPFLSRNQTVGETEAASDSSSTATTPTPAKKNRTRIFSWLLALIIFVAFGTTHAHAQAAAPSGINLNIGLGGVGATNDVDGAIKVLAIMTLLTLAPSIILLMTCFTRIVIVLSFVRSALSLQGTPSNQIIIGLSLFLTFFIMSPVWEKIDRDALTPYRAKEISSEVAMERATVPIRNFMLKQTRPKDVELFVALAKIGPTPANELPLKIVIPSFIISELRTAFQMGFLVFIPFILIDLVVATVLMSMGMMMMPPMTISLPLKILLFVLVDGWHLIVSSIVQSFGT, encoded by the coding sequence ATGAAGCCGTCATTCAACCATTCCGAGTCTTCGCGATTGAAGCCCACGCAACTCCCGCCGCTTCGCGTCCGTGAAGTCGCGGTCAAAGGCAGCCTCGTCGTGGATCAATCCTGGGTCATCCACAGTGAGCGCAACCTCACCCCATTTCTTTCCCGCAATCAAACGGTCGGCGAAACCGAAGCGGCGTCCGATAGTTCTTCCACTGCCACCACCCCAACTCCTGCGAAGAAAAATCGCACGCGCATTTTTAGCTGGCTGCTCGCGCTGATTATTTTCGTCGCTTTCGGAACCACTCACGCGCACGCGCAGGCCGCCGCGCCCAGCGGCATTAATTTGAATATCGGCCTCGGCGGAGTCGGCGCGACCAACGACGTGGACGGCGCGATCAAAGTCCTCGCGATCATGACGCTGCTCACGCTCGCGCCCTCGATCATTTTGCTGATGACCTGCTTCACGCGGATCGTGATCGTGCTTTCGTTCGTGCGTTCCGCGCTTTCCCTGCAAGGCACGCCGTCGAACCAGATCATCATCGGCCTCTCGCTGTTCCTCACGTTCTTCATCATGTCGCCCGTGTGGGAAAAGATTGACCGCGACGCTCTCACGCCGTATCGCGCCAAGGAAATCTCCAGTGAAGTCGCCATGGAACGCGCCACGGTTCCCATCCGCAATTTCATGCTCAAGCAGACGCGTCCCAAGGACGTGGAATTATTTGTCGCGCTGGCAAAGATCGGCCCGACGCCCGCAAACGAACTGCCGCTGAAGATCGTGATCCCGAGCTTCATCATCAGCGAACTGCGCACCGCTTTTCAAATGGGTTTCCTTGTCTTTATTCCGTTCATTCTCATTGACCTCGTTGTTGCGACGGTGCTGATGAGCATGGGCATGATGATGATGCCGCCCATGACGATTTCCCTGCCGTTAAAAATACTTTTGTTCGTCCTGGTGGACGGCTGGCATCTGATTGTCAGCTCCATCGTGCAAAGTTTTGGCACCTGA
- a CDS encoding flagellar biosynthetic protein FliQ: protein MNPEFAAEMLKNLMMQAVTLASPILMTALTIGLAISLFQSVTSIQEQTLTFVPKALGIVSLLVVLMPWMLRQLIEFTTAVIQKMPQMAH from the coding sequence ATGAATCCTGAATTCGCCGCTGAAATGTTGAAGAACCTGATGATGCAAGCCGTCACGCTCGCCTCGCCGATCCTGATGACCGCGCTCACCATCGGCCTCGCGATCAGCCTGTTCCAATCCGTCACTTCCATTCAGGAACAAACCCTCACCTTCGTCCCCAAAGCCCTCGGCATCGTCAGCCTGCTCGTCGTGCTGATGCCCTGGATGCTCCGCCAGTTGATCGAGTTCACCACCGCAGTCATCCAAAAGATGCCGCAGATGGCACACTAA
- a CDS encoding EscU/YscU/HrcU family type III secretion system export apparatus switch protein, translating into MAEDTGDKTEHATPKKLEQAYNRGQFAKSAEIQTVFVLLAAMTALKFCGPETWRLMAQTQVSVFSHLHDTPLTLNAMQGYSANAAMVLLHCVWPVLSATVLAGLLAGGIQTRFRTSPEALDINWARLNPVEGFKRTFSMKAVVPTGISIMKLSIIGGLTYGVIKDVVGDPIFHSSVDLVKIAAFMADSAFKIVTRVGMALVVLASADYGYQYWQAGKDLMMTKEEVKEEMKNSDGNPQVKMAQKRKRRAMSKRKMLAEVPKADVVLVNPTHIAVALRYDRKTMKAPTIVAKGIRMNAQKIREIAEAHQVPVVQNIPLARLMFKYGRVGGEIPAQLYSAVAEVLAWVYRVNAYRYYREQNS; encoded by the coding sequence ATGGCCGAAGACACGGGCGATAAAACAGAACATGCAACACCAAAAAAACTGGAGCAGGCTTACAACCGCGGCCAGTTTGCCAAGAGCGCAGAAATCCAAACGGTGTTCGTCCTGCTCGCAGCGATGACCGCCCTGAAGTTTTGCGGCCCCGAAACCTGGCGTTTGATGGCGCAAACGCAAGTCTCCGTCTTCAGCCATCTCCACGACACTCCACTCACGCTCAATGCCATGCAAGGCTACTCTGCCAACGCCGCGATGGTACTCCTCCATTGCGTCTGGCCGGTCCTCTCGGCCACGGTGCTCGCCGGACTGCTTGCGGGCGGTATTCAGACGCGTTTCCGCACGTCGCCGGAGGCCTTGGACATCAACTGGGCGCGACTCAATCCGGTCGAGGGCTTTAAACGCACTTTCTCCATGAAAGCGGTGGTGCCGACGGGCATCAGCATTATGAAGTTATCTATCATCGGCGGACTGACTTACGGCGTGATCAAGGACGTCGTCGGCGACCCGATTTTCCACTCTTCGGTTGACTTGGTAAAAATTGCCGCGTTCATGGCAGATTCTGCCTTCAAAATCGTTACCCGCGTCGGCATGGCGCTCGTGGTTTTGGCTTCCGCCGATTATGGCTACCAGTATTGGCAAGCCGGTAAAGACCTGATGATGACCAAGGAAGAGGTCAAGGAAGAGATGAAAAATTCCGACGGCAATCCTCAGGTCAAAATGGCCCAAAAACGCAAGCGCCGCGCCATGTCCAAGCGCAAGATGCTCGCGGAAGTGCCTAAAGCAGATGTTGTTCTGGTGAATCCGACGCATATCGCCGTGGCCCTCCGTTACGACCGCAAAACCATGAAAGCGCCGACGATTGTCGCCAAGGGCATCCGCATGAATGCCCAGAAAATCCGCGAGATTGCCGAAGCCCATCAAGTGCCGGTCGTCCAGAATATTCCCCTTGCGCGGCTGATGTTTAAGTATGGCCGGGTGGGTGGCGAGATTCCTGCTCAGCTCTATTCCGCGGTGGCCGAAGTGCTGGCGTGGGTGTATCGCGTCAACGCCTATCGTTACTACCGTGAACAAAATTCTTAA
- a CDS encoding flagellar basal body-associated FliL family protein codes for MANPEANKEEGAAAAPAAAGGIKAWLPLIVAVVAMPALAFTTTKFVLLPKLQNAAGGAPKAEATAAAPEKESSSSEGGSKEGGEKSGNSKGKVNVALSKMLVNVSGTLGTRYLMTSVTLVGNTPDFKNKIDDNKDQLMDLATGTLSSKTISDLEKPGERNVIRSELMTVLNNALGGPVIQEIYITEMAIQ; via the coding sequence AGGCGCCGCCGCCGCACCTGCCGCAGCCGGCGGAATCAAGGCCTGGCTCCCGCTCATTGTCGCGGTCGTGGCCATGCCGGCGCTCGCGTTCACCACCACGAAGTTTGTGCTCCTGCCCAAGCTTCAGAACGCCGCCGGCGGCGCGCCCAAAGCCGAAGCCACTGCCGCCGCTCCTGAAAAGGAAAGCTCCTCCTCGGAAGGCGGAAGCAAAGAAGGCGGTGAAAAATCCGGCAACAGCAAGGGCAAGGTCAACGTCGCCCTGAGCAAGATGCTCGTGAATGTTTCCGGCACGCTCGGCACCCGTTACCTGATGACCAGCGTCACGCTGGTCGGCAACACCCCGGACTTCAAAAACAAAATTGACGACAACAAGGACCAGCTCATGGACCTCGCCACCGGTACGCTCAGCAGCAAGACCATCTCCGACCTCGAAAAACCCGGCGAGCGCAACGTCATCCGTTCCGAACTGATGACCGTTTTGAACAACGCCCTCGGCGGTCCGGTGATCCAGGAAATTTACATCACCGAAATGGCGATCCAATAA
- the motA gene encoding flagellar motor stator protein MotA, with protein sequence MIVIVGALIVLGSVIGGFIMAGGHPLALLHLSEFVVIGGAALGALVLMSPKAVLINLFKQLLGALKGSPYNKSAYEDMFKALYELFMLGRRSGMVALEEHVMNPEASSIFSKYPAFQKNHHAMDFLCNGLRPIIDGKIKPDQLKMLLEIEMHAMEEEHEKPIGVLTKAADAMPGFGIVAAVLGIVITMASIAGPIEQIGEKVAAALVGTFLGIFISYGFMNPLAVNMEFVGVAEITYIRCIAASVIGFANGMSPIMAVEVARRGLSSEVKPTADGLEAMLKTLTQAPAK encoded by the coding sequence ATGATCGTAATCGTTGGCGCATTAATCGTATTGGGCTCGGTCATCGGCGGCTTCATCATGGCCGGCGGCCATCCCCTCGCGCTGCTGCACTTGTCCGAGTTCGTGGTCATCGGCGGCGCCGCGCTCGGCGCGCTGGTGTTGATGTCCCCCAAGGCCGTGCTCATCAATCTTTTCAAGCAGTTGCTCGGCGCGCTCAAGGGTTCGCCTTACAACAAGTCCGCCTACGAAGACATGTTCAAGGCGCTCTATGAGTTGTTCATGCTCGGTCGCCGCAGCGGCATGGTCGCGCTCGAAGAACACGTGATGAATCCCGAAGCCAGCAGCATTTTCAGCAAGTATCCCGCCTTCCAAAAAAACCATCACGCCATGGATTTTCTTTGCAACGGCCTTCGCCCCATCATTGACGGCAAGATCAAGCCCGACCAGCTCAAGATGCTTTTGGAAATCGAGATGCACGCGATGGAAGAGGAACACGAAAAACCCATCGGCGTGTTGACCAAGGCCGCGGACGCCATGCCCGGATTCGGCATCGTCGCCGCCGTGCTGGGCATCGTGATCACGATGGCCTCCATCGCCGGTCCCATCGAGCAGATCGGTGAAAAAGTCGCCGCCGCGCTCGTCGGAACCTTCCTGGGAATTTTCATCTCCTACGGCTTCATGAACCCGCTCGCGGTGAACATGGAATTCGTCGGGGTCGCCGAGATCACTTACATCCGCTGCATCGCGGCATCCGTGATCGGCTTCGCCAACGGCATGTCGCCCATCATGGCGGTCGAAGTGGCGCGCCGCGGTTTGAGCAGTGAAGTGAAACCCACGGCGGACGGTCTCGAAGCAATGCTGAAGACTCTCACGCAAGCGCCCGCGAAATAA
- a CDS encoding FliA/WhiG family RNA polymerase sigma factor, which translates to MSSTTLELNAPVSDETRSNQRELWRRYSKSGHGSAIENKIVEQYLPLVKAVVGRLAMTLPSHVNSDDLYSAGLVGLLNAVRRFDLKSGSSFEHYARVRIRGAVFDELRRLDWVPRSVHEKAKKVESVMQELSQRNGNVPTDMEMAKALNLSLDEYEELVEEIRPASYVCLDSATNGDSENGSGSYDFIADDSQTEPWEGTARREMSSLIEERLKQLPEMQRKVLALYYFEDLRLREIAEAFGVTESRICQIHSQAILAIKALLKKQDPETFNHC; encoded by the coding sequence ATGAGTTCCACTACCCTTGAATTAAACGCGCCCGTTTCCGACGAAACCCGCTCCAATCAACGCGAGCTTTGGCGCCGCTACTCGAAGTCCGGCCACGGCAGCGCCATCGAAAACAAAATCGTCGAGCAATACCTCCCGCTGGTCAAAGCCGTCGTCGGCCGCCTTGCCATGACGCTCCCCTCGCACGTGAATAGCGATGACCTTTACAGCGCCGGCCTCGTTGGCTTGCTCAACGCCGTCCGCCGTTTCGATCTCAAGAGCGGTTCTTCCTTCGAGCATTACGCGCGCGTCCGCATCCGTGGCGCCGTGTTTGATGAATTGCGCCGCCTCGATTGGGTTCCGCGCTCGGTGCACGAAAAGGCCAAGAAGGTCGAGTCCGTCATGCAGGAACTTTCCCAGCGCAACGGCAATGTCCCCACTGACATGGAAATGGCCAAAGCCCTTAATCTCTCGCTCGACGAATACGAGGAACTGGTCGAGGAAATCCGCCCCGCGTCCTACGTCTGCCTCGATTCCGCCACTAATGGCGACAGCGAAAACGGCAGCGGCAGTTATGATTTCATCGCGGACGATTCCCAGACCGAACCCTGGGAAGGAACCGCCCGCCGCGAAATGTCCAGCCTCATCGAGGAACGCTTGAAACAGTTGCCCGAGATGCAGCGCAAAGTGCTCGCGCTTTATTATTTTGAAGATTTGCGTTTGCGCGAAATCGCCGAGGCATTCGGCGTGACGGAATCGCGCATCTGCCAGATCCATTCGCAGGCCATCCTCGCCATCAAGGCCCTGTTGAAGAAACAGGACCCCGAGACCTTTAACCACTGCTGA
- a CDS encoding flagellar motor switch protein FliM has translation MNPGSENSNPAQLPTDMDQLLAKVARDEAEHAARLAAEQAAAAIQDSIQPYDFRNPMLLTPRETRKLRSHQEDFLASLASRLSMHLRLEFSLKMLALKTIAYPQLVASWANPSHLTMFKMEPLRGVAIIEIQPQLAASMVDRLMGGSGAPQEIVGDMSEIERALLEQNVQLIIDEWCSHWTSFKALKPVVLGYENNGAFIQTASPDTNMLVLSLEAKLGECTGLIQLGFPYSTVEPLIRHVSQSTETAVTPAPQTPAAAAPKWNVLFNDVSIPVTAEWQGLEMTAGEIISLKVGDVLPITAECAQQVIVRLESIARFLGRPGTIANQWAVELTEVIK, from the coding sequence ATGAATCCCGGCAGCGAAAATTCCAACCCCGCCCAGCTTCCCACTGACATGGATCAGTTGCTGGCCAAGGTCGCCCGCGATGAAGCCGAGCACGCCGCCCGGCTCGCCGCGGAACAAGCTGCCGCCGCCATTCAAGACTCCATCCAGCCTTATGACTTCCGCAATCCGATGCTGCTGACACCGCGCGAAACGCGCAAGCTGCGTTCGCATCAGGAAGATTTTCTCGCCAGTCTCGCCTCACGCCTTTCGATGCATTTGCGCCTCGAATTTTCGCTGAAGATGCTCGCGCTGAAAACCATCGCTTATCCCCAACTGGTGGCTAGCTGGGCGAATCCCTCGCATCTCACGATGTTCAAGATGGAACCCTTGCGCGGCGTGGCGATCATCGAGATCCAGCCGCAACTCGCCGCGAGCATGGTGGACCGCCTCATGGGCGGCTCCGGTGCGCCCCAGGAAATCGTCGGCGACATGAGCGAGATCGAACGCGCGCTGCTCGAACAGAATGTCCAGTTGATCATTGACGAATGGTGCTCGCATTGGACTTCGTTCAAGGCGCTCAAGCCCGTCGTTCTTGGTTATGAAAACAACGGCGCATTCATCCAGACCGCTTCGCCGGACACGAACATGCTCGTGCTCTCGTTGGAAGCCAAGCTCGGCGAATGCACCGGCTTGATTCAACTTGGATTTCCCTACTCGACGGTCGAGCCGCTGATCCGCCACGTCAGTCAGAGCACTGAAACCGCCGTCACGCCCGCGCCGCAAACTCCCGCCGCGGCGGCGCCGAAATGGAATGTGCTCTTCAACGATGTCAGCATTCCCGTCACCGCCGAATGGCAGGGATTGGAAATGACCGCCGGTGAAATCATCTCGCTCAAAGTCGGCGACGTGCTGCCCATCACCGCCGAGTGCGCGCAACAAGTCATCGTGCGCCTCGAATCCATCGCCCGTTTTCTCGGCCGTCCCGGAACCATTGCCAATCAATGGGCGGTCGAACTGACTGAAGTCATCAAATAA